Proteins found in one Zea mays cultivar B73 chromosome 1, Zm-B73-REFERENCE-NAM-5.0, whole genome shotgun sequence genomic segment:
- the LOC103640565 gene encoding uncharacterized protein, with translation MDVHVGSPLVQSEELVVTHLSAALSGLVTLEASDPDVRSMSPADEVEVSLSRAFNIIPIDIPSSSSAPILPALDLPLFLSNLQDVLDFVSAQLKSCGAPVPDQVSSLMQWNPLLLQKQIEDLKASYLDLARLCSDTEEKFTQSQADLSQTSAFLDSARALNSSRNAQLDSEKMAYEVNSLGCFCFAFLVSMLSVVLASRRKSECSLLLVTIWTGYIVTPALD, from the exons ATGGACGTTCACGTTGGATCACCGCTGGTCCAATCTGAGGAACTCGTGGTGACACACTTATCTGCTGCTCTCTCCGGTCTGGTCACTTTAGAGGCCAGTGACCCAGACGTTAGAAGTATGTCACCTGCTGACGAGGTAGAGGTCTCTCTGAGTCGTGCCTTCAATATCATTCCTATTGACATCCCCTCATCAAGCAGTGCACCAATTCTTCCGGCTTTGGATCTTCCTTTATTTCTCTCCAATCTTCAG GATGTTCTTGATTTTGTATCTGCCCAACTGAAATCCTGTGGCGCTCCTGTCCCCGACCAAGTTTCATCCTTGATGCAGTGGAACCCTTTACTGCTTCAAAAACAGATAGAAGATCTGAAGGCCTCATACCTTG ATTTGGCTCGGCTATGCTCTGATACTGAAGAGAAGTTTACCCAGAGCCAGGCTGACTTGAGCCAAACCTCTGCTTTCTTGGACAGTGCTCGCGCCTTAAACTCTTCTCggaatgctcagcttgactctgagaagatGGCTTATGAGGTAAACTCTCTTGGCTGCTTCTGTTTTGCTTTCCTTGTTTCGATGCTTAGTGTTGTTCTTGCTTCTAGGAGGAAAAGCGAGTGCTcgttgcttctcgtgacaatctggacAGGCTATATTGTGACGccagcacttgattga